In Oncorhynchus kisutch isolate 150728-3 linkage group LG5, Okis_V2, whole genome shotgun sequence, a genomic segment contains:
- the LOC109890662 gene encoding general transcription factor II-I repeat domain-containing protein 2-like: MAKRKAENRSFLDKWEAEYLFTYVKDKPVCLVCGVNVAVSKEYNIRRHYETKHHDKYKDLDMTQRSQKVEEMKRSLVSQQNMFKKATSQSEAAVKASYIVAAEIAKSARPFNEGEFMKKCMMKVCDLVCPEKKQAFSNVSLSRNTVADRTCDLATNLYDQLMEKGKDFVAFSLAVDESCYASDTAQLSVFIRGVDSNLCFTEELLGFKSMHGTTTGKEIFEEVSKCVTEIKLPWDKLVGLTTDGAPAMCGKKSGLVGMVREKMREENCAGELTVYHCIIHQEALCAKALKMEHVMTTVTQVVNFIRAKGLNHRQFKSFLEECGSEYADVPYHTEVRWLSRGKVLNRCFELRKEICQFLETKGKDTAELREQKFLCELAFLCDISSHLDALNLQLQGRGRIITDMYAAVRAFKTKLCLWENQMLQGNPCHFPCCLSIKAQISTAVFPCAQFAEKLSVLAAEFSRRFADFDAQKCKFELLSNPFAVDVENEPTNIQMELIELQCNDTLKSKYDAVGAAQFPRFIPDTMPQLRTQAAQMLSMFGSTYLCEQLFSSMKMTKTTHRRRLTDEHLRSILRISSAQSLSPDIDELASKKRCQVSGLGTSD, translated from the coding sequence ATGGCGAAAAGAAAGGCAGAAAACAGGAGCTTTCTGGACAAGTGGGAGGCAGAATATCTGTTTACATATGTAAAAGACAAacctgtttgtcttgtttgtggaGTCAACGTGGCTGTAAGTAAGGAGTACAACATTAGACGACACTATGAAACGAAACACCATGACAAATACAAGGACCTGGACATGACTCAAAGGagccagaaagtagaggagatgaaaagaagtttggtttcacaacagaatatgtttaaaaaagcCACATCACAAAGCGAGGCTGCTGTAAAGGCTAGTTATATAGTGGCAGCAGAGATCGCAAAATCAGCCCGGCCCTTTAATGAGGGAGAGTTCATGAAAAAGTGCATGATGAAGGTTTGTGACCTCGTATGCCCAGAGAAAAAACAAGCATTTTCAAACGTGAGCCTGAGCAGGAACACAGTAGCTGATCGCACATGTGATCTTGCCACCAATCTGTATGACCAGCTGATGGAAAAGGGAAAAGATTTTGTTGCATTCTCCCTCGCTGTGGATGAGAGCTGCTACGCATCTGATACTGCTCAGCTGTCAGTCTTCATCCGTGGAGTGGACTCAAATCTGTGTTTTACGGAGGAGCTATTAGGATTCAAATCAATGCATGGcacaaccacaggaaaggaaatctTTGAGGAGGTTTCCAAATGTGTAACTGAAATAAAGCTGCCGTGGGATAAACTCGTTGGATTAACGACAGATGGTGCGCCAGCGATGTGCGGTAAAAAGAGTGGACTGGTGGGCATGGTTCGGGAGAAGATGCGGGAAGAGAACTGTGCAGGTGAGCTAACTGTTTACCACTGCATCATACATCAGGAAGCACTGTGTGCCAAAGCCCTAAAGATGGAACATGTTatgaccacagtaacacaggtagTTAACTTTATAAGAGCCAAAGGTCTAAATCACCGCCAGTTTAAATCTTTTCTGGAGGAGTGTGGTTCGGAATACGCAGACGTGCCGTATCACACAGAGGTGAGATGGCTAAGCAGAGGAAAAGTACTGAACAGATGTTTCGAGCTGCGTAAGGAAATATGTCAATTCctggaaaccaaagggaaggATACAGCAGAGCTCCGGGAGCAAAAGTTCCTGTGTGAGTTGGCCTTTCTCTGTGACATCTCGAGCCATCTCGATGCGCTGAACCTGCAGCTTCAGGGGCGGGGGCGCATCATCACAGACATGTACGCTGCAGTGAGGGCCTTCAAAACTAAACTGTGCCTGTGGGAGAATCAGATGCTGCAAGGAAACCCTTGCCATTTTCCCTGCTGCCTATCCATAAAAGCGCAGATCTCTACCGCCGTGTTCCCATGCGCACAGTTTGCTGAAAAACTCAGTGTTCTCGCCGCTGAGTTTAGCCGGCGATTTGCCGACTTCGATGCCCAGAAATGCAAGTTTGAACTGCTTAGTAATCCCTTCGCAGTTGATGTGGAAAATGAACCAACCAACATCCAAATGGAGCTGATTGAACTCCAGTGCAACGACACGCTGAAGTCAAAGTATGATGCTGTGGGCGCCGCACAGTTTCCACGGTTCATCCCTGACACAATGCCTCAGCTCCGCACCCAAGCTGCTCAGATGCTCTCCATGTTCGGCAGCACTTATCTATGCGAGCAACTTTTCTCCTCGATGAAGATGACCAAAACAACTCACAGGAGACGTCTGACTGATGAACATCTTCGCTCGATACTGAGGATTTCTTCAGCTCAGAGCTTGAGCCCAGACATTGATGAACTAGCATCCAAGAAGAGATGCCAGGTATCTGGCTTGGGCACATCAGATTAG